From Isachenkonia alkalipeptolytica:
AGGAAGCGGGACTTCCGTTCAGCAGGTAAACAAACTGATCAAGCAGTTCGAACAGACCCGAAAAATGATGAAACAGTTTAGCGGCAGCGGAATGGATAAGCTAAAGAAAAAAGGCGGAAAGATGAACATGCCTTTCTTTGGATAATAAATGTAATACATTCAGAGCATTGTAAGGAGGTGAAAAAACATGGCAGTAAAAATTCGATTAAAAAGAATGGGTGCTAAAAAAAGACCTTTCTATAGAATTGTAGTAGCTGATTCCAGATCTCCACGGGATGGACGATTCATTGAAGAGCTTGGATACTACAATCCGGTATCTACACCAAAGGAAATTAAAATCAATGGTGATAAGGCAAAGGAATGGTTAGGCAAAGGCGCACAACCTACAGACACAGTAAAGTATTTGTTTAAAAACAACGGTATTGTATAGTTTTCCTCATAAGGAGG
This genomic window contains:
- the rpsP gene encoding 30S ribosomal protein S16, giving the protein MAVKIRLKRMGAKKRPFYRIVVADSRSPRDGRFIEELGYYNPVSTPKEIKINGDKAKEWLGKGAQPTDTVKYLFKNNGIV